A stretch of Arachis hypogaea cultivar Tifrunner chromosome 15, arahy.Tifrunner.gnm2.J5K5, whole genome shotgun sequence DNA encodes these proteins:
- the LOC112747909 gene encoding uncharacterized protein, translating into MGATSFHRSILEVRLPKHFDKPMDMRYDRTQDPQEHLTTFEARMNLEGVGDKVKCCAFPVTLAGPAIRWFNNLPQGSVARFSDITRAFLAQFTTRITKAKYPINLLGVTQRSGEPTRKYLDRFNDECLEIDGMTDSFASLCLTNGLLNEDFRKHLTTKPVWTM; encoded by the coding sequence ATGGGCGCAACCTCATTCCATCGTTCCATCCTCGAGGTCCGGCTGCCAAAGCACTTTGACAAGCCGATGGACATGAGGTACGACAGAACACAAGACCCACAGGAACATCTTACGACcttcgaggccagaatgaacctggAAGGAGTGGGTGACAAGGTAAAATGCTGCGCCTTCCCGGTCACTCTGGCGGGACCTGCAATACGGTGGTTCAATAACCTCCCGCAGGGCTCGGTGGCTAGGTTCTCGGACATTACCCGCGCTTTCCTAGCCCAATTTACAACCAGAATCACAAAGGCAAAGTACCCGATCAATTTACTCGGAGTGACTCAAAGGTCCGGCGAGCCAACCAGGAAATATCTAGACCGGTTCAACGACGAGTGCTTGGAGATCGACGGGATGACGGATTCATTTGCTAGCTTGTGCTTGACGAATGGACTTCTAAACGAGGACTTCAGAAAGCATCTCACCACGAAGCCGGTGTGGACAATGTAG